A window of Sphingobacterium kitahiroshimense genomic DNA:
GAAACCGTTCATTCATTTTTTTTATTGGTGGGTGGGTGCGGTGGCTGCCCGCTATAACTTAGCTGCCTTTTTACCGGTTGATTGTGGAAATATTCTGTTCTAATTTTTATGGAATAAATGACCAGGCTATGAGAGCCTGAAATAGAGGTTGGAATAATCGAAAAGTAAGGGCATAAAAAAAGCAGAACCGTTAAGTTCTGCTGTGTTGTGAAGTAATAAAAGTTAATCAGATTGCGGCTAAAAATGCTTCTTCCATAGCCTGAAATTTTGGGGCAACTAAATCCATATCCTTACTGATTTTTTGGCTTGTGATTTTGGCGTAAATCTGTGTGGTGGAAATATTTTTATGCCCCATCATTTTGCTAAGACTTTCAAGCGGTACGCCCTCGGTCAAAAACATTGTGGCGAATGTGTGACGGGCGGTGTGGAATGTAACTTTCTGTTCTGTAACAATACTCGCTTCCTCAATAAGTTTACCTATATGCGTGTTGCAAGTCGCATTGGATGGCATTGGGAATACAAAATCATTTCTTGTAACTCCACGATATTTCTCAATGATGCGTTTGGGGATTTCCAAAAGACGGACGTTGGAGGCAACATCTGATTTCTTCCTCCTGCTGATTATCCATTGGTGTCCATCAAAGAAAGACTGGATATTGCTCCATTTCAGTTTCTTAATATCAATGTAAGAAAGCCCTGTAAAGCAACTGAAAATAAAAAGGTCTTTTACAAGTTCATATCGGGGCTTAGATGGTTTCAGGAGCATTAAAGTTTCCACATCCTCTTTTAAAAGGTAGCTGCGGTCGGTTTCTTCCATACTGATTTCATAATCTTCAAAAGGATTATCCCGTATCAAGCCTTTCTTGATAGCCAATTCTGCCAAAGCAATAACTGGCATTGTGTAAACCCAAACCGTATTATGGGTACATTCCTTATCAATGCGAAGAAAGAAATCAAACTCACGGATAAAATCAGAAGTGAGTTCTCGGAAAGCCATATCGTCACGATGGTAACGCTCCCTTATAAATTCGCTAAGGTGATTGTAAACAGTGTTGTACTTGCTATATGTGCTTTGAGAGCGTTTTCCCTTAGCGACCATTTTTTCAAAGTCTTCGTTTTGGTCTTTAAAGACTTTTAGTACGGCATCTTCCATTACACCAACACCTAAAAACGAGAGCTTTACTTTTTGGGCGGTTGCAAACCCCTCGTGCTTCAGCATATCTTCGTAAATCTTGTCGATACGTCCACGTATGTTATCCAATTTTTGGTTAACGCTCAAAGCGGTGGCACTCTTTCCCTCAACTCTTCCGTATTTTAAATCCCAATTATTAGGATTGATTTCTAACTTTGTTCCGAAAGTTTTAGGTGTTCCATCAATGGTAATACGTGCCATAATTGGTGCATTACCGTTCTTTTTCAGTTCGTTCTTTTTCAGGTAGAAAAGCAGTTTGAACGTGGACTTTTTTGTCTGTTCCATAACTCAAATGTTTAATGTTTAAAATTAAATTACATTGAGTTACAAGGGAATATAAAAATGGGTGCAAAAGACTGAAATATAATCAGTTAAGCTATGTCATTACCGTTATCAATCGGTAACGAATTAGTAACCTAACCTTGTGTTTTCACGACCAAAACCTATCAGACACCGAGTTCCAAACTAAGACTACTGTTTTATAAAGCATTGTATAGCAACGGGTTTAATCGTTTTGCTTATTTTTGCTTTTTACTAATCTTTTTTTTATAAAAAAATGAACAAATAAGAAATCACGACTATTAACTGGCTTTTTGCAAAAGAGCCTATTGATTGCTAAAAAAATTTTCTGCTTTTATTCAATTTCGATATTGATAAGTAGCTTTCTGCTCCTAAATCGCTTGTACGCTGGAATGTTAGTCAATTATAAGTTTAACCCAAAAAACAATGTTTATAAAAAAGATTTCAATTATTATAAAAACAAAAGTAAATAAAGACAAAATTTACGATGAGTTCAATTTACTCTTATCCTTTTATAGAGGAAATGGTCAAACGCAAGGAAAAATTGAAAGTCAGTACATCAAAAAAAATAAAATAGTAAGTCTTCCATATACACTTGAAAAAAATTCCCTTAGTAAAAAGTATAATAACAAATATGTCAAAGGCCAAATAGATAAAATTGAAAAACTTAGTGGATCGAGAATTTCAATTAAGAATTTAGGTAAAACAAGTATAGAGTATAAGAAACCTTGTATATGTTGTAAATCTGAATTTTACATTCTTATCACAAACTACATTT
This region includes:
- a CDS encoding site-specific integrase, giving the protein MEQTKKSTFKLLFYLKKNELKKNGNAPIMARITIDGTPKTFGTKLEINPNNWDLKYGRVEGKSATALSVNQKLDNIRGRIDKIYEDMLKHEGFATAQKVKLSFLGVGVMEDAVLKVFKDQNEDFEKMVAKGKRSQSTYSKYNTVYNHLSEFIRERYHRDDMAFRELTSDFIREFDFFLRIDKECTHNTVWVYTMPVIALAELAIKKGLIRDNPFEDYEISMEETDRSYLLKEDVETLMLLKPSKPRYELVKDLFIFSCFTGLSYIDIKKLKWSNIQSFFDGHQWIISRRKKSDVASNVRLLEIPKRIIEKYRGVTRNDFVFPMPSNATCNTHIGKLIEEASIVTEQKVTFHTARHTFATMFLTEGVPLESLSKMMGHKNISTTQIYAKITSQKISKDMDLVAPKFQAMEEAFLAAI